The genomic DNA TTGGAGTGGTAGAGATCCGAGTCGTTGATCGCGAGCAGCTCGGCCTTCCTGCACCCACAATCGAACCCATACCGTATCGCGACAGCTCCGATGAACACTCCAATCCCGAATATTGACTTCTCCATCCCCAGCGTCTCCCTCCTCAGCCTGATTGAGTCCAAGTGGAGGATCCTCCCTCCGGCCCAGACCCTAATCATACCCTCAAACCTCCCTAGCTCCCTTCCGGTCTCGGAGCCTCTAGCAGTGATCCTGAAGAAGGGTCCCAGTTTACTAAGCTGGAGGTCGAGTTTCTGAGCTCGCGAGGCGGCGAGGATGTCGTCCATGGTTGGTACTGAGATGGAACCGCCATTACTCTCGAGCTTGCTCGTCAGTTTCTGGTTCAGAAAAGGAGGATTCGGGGACATTGATATGATTGTCGAGGCCGCCATTGACGCCTTCTCACCTGTCTCGCACCTCACTCTCATGGCTGCCCGGAGCACCTCAGCCTCTCATCTCAAGCTTGTGGCAGGGGAGCCAGGAAGTGgacaaatttcaaatatatgaaaacaTCGGGGGAATAAGGAGATGGCGAGTAAAATTCAGGGCGTAAGTTGCAATAATACCGAATTATTCAGGCCCATCCATAGAAAAGCCCGAAAGCCTAACAATTTGCCGGATAGAAAAGTTGAGCAGCCTAAGCGGCAACCTTGCCGCCTTTTGTTACGTAATATTCGAATTCTCGTATTAAATCGCAAATTAATTTCAAGAAGGTTAAGCCTAAACCCTCCAAAATGATCAACCCTTTGAGGCCCCAAGAGTTcaaaaacaaagaagagatTAATAAGTTTTTAATTTGTCCCATCTAGACCAACGCAAATTCAGTTTTGGTGAGAGCTGAGCCCGTGGGTGTGGCGGTTTGTGGTGGCCTGGCAGTGGAGATACGCAGCGATAGGCGGAGAGGGACCGAGGGGTGGCGGCCACCGATTTCTCATGGGCCGGCCGGTTGGGCTGACTTTCTAGACCTTGTTAATGTCTTTAGAGCCAGTCCATATCAGTTGTCTTCCAGTTTCGAGCgagattattaaattaaaatgtcccaaataaaaacttattgtgcttggaaagaaaaaaagcttCAAGAAAAGAGAATTCATTCTCTATATACTCTTTAGTTGCCCCATTCTTGGTAGCGCATAATTTCATTGGAGTTGGTACGGTGCAGGGCTACGCGCGTTTCTCAATCCATATGTAATATTACAGAATCTGATTTATCGAAAtcaaaaattttttaaatatgacTTTAAGTTGTGAAAAACGGACTATGAAATGTTaatggtgcgtttgattttagagttaaagtaagtttgattttgattttgattttgattgtggaaaatgacaaatgagatgagattataaatttgacttgggaaacgtgtattttttgttatatagtgtattgagttaaaatcaaaattatgattgtaaaatcaaatttccaAATCAAACGGGGCCTAAGAGTCGCCCATAACTTATTTTCTAGGAGGAATTATGGATGGCTGGGCATGTTGTGATCATATCCGTGCTAAATCCAATCACTTAGCATTTCAGATGAGTCAGATCTGAGCACCCTGTAACGGCTTAGACGTCTTTATCGAGACATGGGCAATCCTAAGTCCTGTTTGGATTCTCAaacacttaattttaatttaactttaactttaactcaacacactataaaacaaaaacacacattttccaagtcaaaaattttaactttaactttaactcaacacactacataataaaaacacacgtttccaaaatcaaatttataatcacatctcatttgtcctttttcataatcaaaatcaaagttactttaactctgaatccaaatgCCCCCTAGATTCTAATCCAAAAACTTGTATTGACCCTCGGCCCATGATCGAGTCTATGACAGACACTATATATTATCAATGAGTAATTGGAGACATCTGCAGGTTCACCAAATTGGTCATCAGGTCCAAAACCACTTGTGGGATGATGATGAatgaaaggaagaaaagggTAACCGTTTGGAGTTTCACATGAGCAAATGAAGATAAGAAGGGTCAGTGCAAGGATTAAGTTTTTAATTATCCCTCTTGCGCTTGGATTTCCAGGATCAGTCTAGGCCGGCTTCGCTTTCACATATGTCTAGTTCACTGTGCTGTTTATGCATTCCGTTTGTTCCTTGCTCACACGATGCGACATTCTACGTGCCTTGCTTCGCGTTATGGCTTTGCATCTTGATGTTCTCGTACCATTCGCATCCATGCGCACGAGGGCAGGTACTAAGGATCTCAGATCCCAcgagagggaaaaaaagaagaagaagagagagagagttagaCATGGACTTTAGATGCTGAAACTTACAAAGATTTTCTTGAGCCTAAAGCATCTTATATTGACTTCTCAAAAACAGAAGATAATATTCTTCCTTATAAGGAAGAAgcaattattatttgtttcgTTATCCCTTTTTGCAGAACATAATATTGCAAATACaaaaaacaagtaattaccaCCTCTGCTgagtccaaaaaaaaaaaagaacaggaAGGTAATTACTAAAGAATATAGAGAATTGATATAAAACTCACTCACATAATTGTGCGGAGATTATTCTTATTTATAGATCAT from Punica granatum isolate Tunisia-2019 chromosome 2, ASM765513v2, whole genome shotgun sequence includes the following:
- the LOC116194462 gene encoding uncharacterized protein LOC116194462 → MRVRCETGEKASMAASTIISMSPNPPFLNQKLTSKLESNGGSISVPTMDDILAASRAQKLDLQLSKLGPFFRITARGSETGRELGRFEGMIRVWAGGRILHLDSIRLRRETLGMEKSIFGIGVFIGAVAIRYGFDCGCRKAELLAINDSDLYHSKLVRFYTRLGFKAVHEVTGSTMGDLAHMLVWGGVGTRMDADIDELLVKWCSRFKCRE